Proteins from a genomic interval of Maniola jurtina chromosome 8, ilManJurt1.1, whole genome shotgun sequence:
- the LOC123867366 gene encoding uncharacterized protein LOC123867366 — MNPTKKSEIPGRTAAMEDLALHHFLMGLHPRISNIVRCKSPRTLNEAIGFAISEEKIQQTLYRKTENTQKDKKPFSNKPFRPPQGQSNNFAFRPPQGQSNHFTPRPPQGYQNQFAPRPPQGPQRNFYRPPQGSQNPNNFAQRSQYNPDYRFKQQPSSFNNKQRINFVEDENQLNEGYYNEEEVEECPGPSVPEEQGCDEYYNYDYDEQTNNDNLNE; from the coding sequence ATGAACCCCACTAAGAAATCAGAAATTCCTGGCAGAACAGCCGCCATGGAAGACCTGGCGTTACACCATTTCCTGATGGGACTTCATCCCCGTATATCCAACATTGTCCGATGTAAGTCACCAAGGACACTCAATGAAGCAATAGGTTTCGCAATTTCTGAAGAAAAGATTCAACAGACTTTATATAGGAAAACAGAGAATACTCAGAAAGATAAAAAACCTTTTAGCAATAAACCTTTCAGACCCCCTCAGGGTCAATCAAACAATTTTGCTTTCAGACCCCCTCAGGGTCAATCAAACCATTTTACTCCTAGACCCCCTCAGGGTTACCAAAACCAATTCGCTCCAAGACCTCCTCAAGGTCCCCAACGTAATTTTTACAGGCCTCCTCAAGGCTCACAGAACCCGAATAACTTTGCTCAAAGAAGCCAATATAATCCAGATTATAGATTCAAACAGCAACCATCAAGCTTTAACAACAAACAGCGTATTAATTTTGTAGAGGACGAAAATCAATTAAATGAAGGCTATTACAACGAAGAAGAAGTAGAAGAATGCCCCGGACCTTCTGTCCCGGAAGAACAAGGTTGTGacgaatattataattatgattatgatgaacAAACTAACAACGATAATTTAAACGAGTAA
- the LOC123867365 gene encoding uncharacterized protein LOC123867365 has product MYFNPLGNAKTIEGQLSVLIPLDLSYIKPHIENINSVINTVKKTCKQTWINVDCFNIFEPLELRYEEIVKQYSTISHLINTKSKRSAWFAGIGSIMKTLFGTLDEDDAVVFDKAIESVLNNEKKLSSLMKESILVTDSIINKFNGTISRIQQNEYRMKEAINNFTLIIDNITIALEKSQLRLSINNVFNSLEMSIITLSFQLEDIINAVLFSSLNKLHPSIMTPTQLHKEIIDSFRHLPQDLELPVPLEIDMIHTIIDISKVSSYYIKNKLIFVLQIPLVSIKEYSLYHNIPLPTPHSIGNPDTFSLIIPSAKYIAITINKNFYFDLDSLNNCLVINHKHYICDNVSVYATNTKVTCESELLSKIINKIPQQCETKFIYGKVDLWKNLNYNRWIFIQSEPTRITIECSELKSHQEITVIGTGILNLPELCIGYGKNVILKGKFNKSVKLPTITFEFNLINDSCCNTRKLEIIKNGVSPIKLEKIDLDNLRIQKNHLEAKLLNTELEEVPHIIKYGTHYSVITVITLLVIICVTLYFIIIKIFRIRNVKKCNSLGVNPKVDIELADITNDDEQTDKYPNLKRNV; this is encoded by the coding sequence ATGTATTTTAACCCCTTGGGTAATGCAAAAACAATAGAAGGACAATTAAGTGTTTTAATCCCATTAGATTTATCATATATTAAACCACACATCGAAAATATAAATTCCGTAATAAATACGGTCAAGAAAACTTGTAAACAGACTTGGATAAATGTggattgttttaatatttttgaaccgTTAGAATTACGATATGAAGAAATTGTAAAACAATATTCTACTATTTCTCATTTAATAAATACAAAGAGCAAAAGAAGTGCCTGGTTTGCAGGTATCGGATCAATTATGAAAACCCTTTTCGGTACTCTTGATGAAGATGACGCAGTAGTTTTTGATAAAGCAATAGAATCCGTattaaataatgaaaagaaattATCCTCTTTAATGAAAGAAAGCATCTTAGTTACAGACTCTATAATTAACAAATTTAATGGAACTATTTCAAGAATCCAACAAAATGAATACAGAATGAAGGAAGCAATCAATAATTTCACTCTAATAATAGACAATATAACTATCGCTTTGGAAAAATCCCAATTACGACTTAGTATAAATAACGTTTTTAATAGTCTCGAAATGTCAATAATAACATTATCTTTTCAACTCGAAGATATAATAAATGCCGTACTGTTTAGCAGTTTAAACAAATTGCATCCTTCTATAATGACACCAACACAACTTCATAAAGAAATTATTGATAGTTTCAGACATTTACCTCAAGATTTAGAATTACCTGTCCCGTTAGAAATCGATATGATACACACTATTATAGATATATCCAAGGTATCATCATACTACAttaagaataaattaatatttgtattaCAAATCCCATTAGTATCTATTAAGGAATATAGTTTGTATCACAACATTCCATTACCAACACCACATTCCATTGGAAATCCAGATACATTCAGTTTGATAATACCCAGTGCGAAATATATCGCgattactataaataaaaacttttactttgatCTGGATAGTCTGAATAATTGTTTGGTTATTAATCATAAGCATTATATTTGTGATAATGTAAGTGTATATGCAACAAATACAAAAGTTACCTGCGAAAGTGAGTtactgtcaaaaattataaataaaatcccTCAGCAGTGTGAAACAAAATTCATATATGGAAAAGTAGATTTATGGAAAAACTTAAATTACAATAGATGGATATTTATCCAATCAGAACCAACCAGAATAACTATAGAATGTTCAGAATTAAAATCACACCAAGAAATAACGGTTATAGGAACTGGTATTCTAAACCTACCAGAATTGTGTATCGGTTATggtaaaaatgttattttaaaaggTAAATTCAATAAAAGTGTGAAATTACCTACAATcacttttgaatttaatttaattaatgattCATGTTGTAATACGCGTAAGTTAGAAATAATAAAGAATGGTGTCTCCCCTATCAAGTTAGAAAAAATTGATTTAGACAATTTAAGAATACAAAAGAATCATTTAGAAgcaaaattattaaatactgAATTAGAAGAAGTACctcatataataaaatatgggACACACTATTCCGTAATAACTGTCATTACACTGTTAGTAATTATATGtgtaacattatattttataattattaagattTTTAGAATAAGAAATGTCAAGAAATGTAACTCACTGGGAGTAAACCCAAAAGTTGATATAGAATTAGCTGATATTACAAATGatgacgaacagacagacaaatatccaaatttaaagagaaatgtttaa